A DNA window from Dehalococcoidia bacterium contains the following coding sequences:
- the cysK gene encoding cysteine synthase A, translating to MADATSSSPARAIVTGGIADSVLELIGNTPMVRLKRIAPPDGAEILGKLESLNPAGSVKDRIALSMIEAAEAAGELKPGDTIVEPTSGNTGIGLAMVAAVKGYKLVLTMPEDMSVERRRLLTRFGAQLVLTPAIEGMTGAVYAAQELVEKNESHFMPQQFNNAANPEIHRRTTAREILQQTEGRVDALVAGVGTGGSITGIGEVLKKEHAGLLVVAVEPQKSPVLAGGKAGIHGIQGIGASFVPSVLNRQIYDELIAVKDEDAFAMTSRLTREEGLLVGISSGANVFASLQVAKRLGPGKRIVTMLCDTGERYLSVSL from the coding sequence ATGGCGGACGCTACGTCATCTAGCCCGGCGCGGGCGATCGTCACCGGCGGCATCGCGGACAGCGTGCTCGAGCTGATCGGCAACACGCCGATGGTGCGCCTGAAGCGCATCGCGCCGCCCGACGGGGCCGAGATCCTGGGCAAGCTGGAGTCGCTGAACCCGGCGGGCAGCGTCAAGGATCGCATCGCGCTTTCGATGATCGAGGCGGCGGAAGCAGCGGGCGAACTGAAGCCCGGCGATACGATCGTCGAACCGACGTCGGGCAACACGGGCATCGGGCTGGCGATGGTGGCGGCGGTGAAGGGTTACAAGCTCGTGCTGACGATGCCGGAGGACATGAGCGTCGAGCGGCGGCGGCTGCTGACGCGCTTCGGGGCGCAGCTTGTGCTGACGCCGGCCATCGAGGGCATGACGGGCGCCGTGTACGCCGCGCAGGAACTGGTCGAGAAGAACGAGTCGCACTTCATGCCGCAGCAGTTCAACAACGCCGCGAACCCGGAGATCCACCGCCGCACGACGGCGCGCGAGATCCTGCAGCAGACCGAAGGGCGCGTCGATGCGCTGGTGGCGGGGGTGGGGACGGGCGGCTCGATCACGGGCATCGGCGAAGTGCTGAAGAAGGAGCACGCGGGCCTCCTGGTCGTGGCCGTCGAGCCGCAGAAGTCGCCCGTGCTCGCGGGCGGCAAGGCGGGCATCCACGGCATCCAGGGCATCGGCGCGAGCTTCGTCCCGAGCGTGCTGAACCGCCAGATATACGACGAGCTGATCGCGGTGAAGGACGAAGACGCGTTTGCGATGACGTCGCGGCTGACGCGTGAGGAGGGGCTGCTCGTCGGCATCTCCTCGGGTGCGAACGTATTTGCGTCGCTGCAGGTGGCAAAGCGGCTCGGCCCGGGCAAGCGCATCGTGACGATGCTGTGCGATACCGGCGAGCGATATCTGAGTGTTAGCCTTTAA